In the Nocardioides panaciterrulae genome, GCATCCCCTACCTCGCCTCCAAGGGCTTGACGGGCACCCTGTTCGTCCTCGGTGACACCCTCGACCCCAACGGCTTCATGACCACCGCGCAGGTTCGCAGCGCCCAGGACGACTACGGCTTCGAGGTCGCCTCGCAGTCAGCGACCCTGGCCGGGCACTCAACCGACTTCCGCAACGGCGCGCCCTCCGATGTGCGCCGCGAGATGCGTGGCATCACCAAGCTGCTGGCCGACGAGGGTTTCAACGCATGGGAGCACCTCGCCTACCCGAAGGTTGCGGTCCACCGCCGCCTGATGGATGACGTCGCCAGCGTCTTCACCTCGGCGCGCACCACCGTGCGGCCGAACTACCACGAGACGATGCCGCCTGGAGATGCCTTCCGGCTGCGGACCTGGGAGGTGCTCAACACCGACGCCCCCGCCTCGATCAAGGCCGCCATCGATCAGGCCAAGGCCAAGCGGGGCTGGCTCATCCTGACGTTCCACATCTCAAGACGACCCGTCGTCCAGCATCGAGTACGCCGTCGCGGAGTTCCAGAGCATCATCGACTACCTCGTGACGACGGGCATCGCGGTCGCACCGGTCGGCAAGGTCCTCTCCAAACCTCTGACCCTCGGCGGCCGGGCCCTCGTCACCGACCCCGACAGCCAAGCCGACGAGCACGAACATGAGGTAGGAGATCGGCAGCGCGTTGATGGCCGACCCGGTGATCCCGAAGCCGACGAGCACTGCCACCTGAACGACTGCTAGCTGGCCCTGACGGGATTTCGAGTTGAGCGACCGCTTTGCCGCAACGGCGAGCCCGCCCCACAGGAGCAGACCGATCGTGCCGCCTTCCACGCCGAGCTTGAGCACGAGGTTGTGAGGAGTCACGTATTCGCGGCCGAGGAAGTGTTCGCGCAGTGTGTCCCCAGCCGAACCGGCGCCCCAACCGATGAATGGAGACCGCTGGAACATGTCCAGTCCGAGTTGATACCCGGGGAGTCGGTTCAGGAGCCGTGAGTCCGTGGAGTAGTTCGCGATCGAACCCACGACGGTATTGGCGGCGTCGCCCGTCACGAAGGCGTAGTAGACGAGCCCAAACCCGACCAGGACGACCGCAGCTCGGCCCGCGAAGCCGCTGACGCTTCGACCGACCAAGACCCACGCAATAACGCCGAGGGCGACCGCAACGTAGGCCGTCCTCACTTCCGCGAGCATCAAACCGTAGGCGCCGACGGCCACCGCAGCGAACCAAAGAAGACGAGGCGTCCCCGGCTTCCCGAGTCGCACCAGCGCCCAGGCCAACAGCACTGCACCAGCGGTGGCGGCGTGAAACGGCCCGGCGAAGATGCCTTGGAGGCGTGCCTCCCCAGCGAACAGGGCGGTGTATTCGCCAGCGGCCCGGGTGATCCCGTTCTCGATCGAGGGCTGATAGAGGTGGATGTAGATCGACGCGCCGAGAGTCGCCATCAGCGCGCGAATCACAGTCAATTCGGTAGCCGCCACTTGCTCCCGTTTAAGCGCACAGCCGAGGATCAGGCCCGCCACAGCCAAGACCGACTGGCGGAAGCCAAGCGCCCCGGTGGCTAGATCTGGGACGTTGGGGTGCACCACCAGGGCGGCCCAGAACAGCAGCACGGCTAGTGACCACCCGACGACTGCCTTGCCGCGTCGCTGGCTCGCAGGACGAGTGAGCCACACCAACAGCCCGACTGACAGTGCGGCGCCGTCTACGGCGGTCGCGACGGACTTAGGCATGAGTTGCGCGAGAAGCATTGCCCACACCAGCAGGATGAACCATCGGGGGGACTGCTCTGGTCTCCTCTTGAGCGTGGTCCACAAGAGCAGGGCCAAGAGAACGCAGGCGAACGCCGCCAAAGCATCGAAGCCGGGCACTAGTGATCCCCGTCGTTGGCGAGGACTACCCACGTGGCAAGCAAGAACGTCGGGATAGCGATCTCCGGTGTCGACGAGTGGATGACGTCAGCTATCACCAGTAGCCAGTAGGCGACGCTTGCGCCCCCAAGGATCGTGATTGGCCAGCTCCTGCCGAGCAACGTGGACAAGTCGGGGTGCTCGCCACCAGGCCGCCTGCCGTCCATCACGCCCGGCACCCTACCTCGGGTCGAGGTGCATGCCTCAGACCCGATCGTCGTTGCCGCGAGAACGAATCCTCGGGTCGGGGAACTTCGCCCTGACCGTGGACGACCTCTCGGTGGCTTCGATCTAGGCGGCGAGGTCTCGGACCCGCCGGGCCGGGACGCCCGCGTACATCCCATGCGGCGCGCAGTCGCGAACCACGACTGTCCCGGCCGCGATGACGCAGCCGTCCCCGATCGTGACCCCGGGCATCACCTGGGCACCCGCCCCGATCCACACGCCATCGCCGACCGTGATGTCGGCCTTGACCTGCTCGCCTGCGCGGCGGCTGGCGGGGCCGATCTCGTGGGTCGCGGTGCAGAACAACACTCGCATGGCGATGTCGCAGTTCCGACCGATCCGCACCCACGCGTGCTCGTTCTCGAAGAAGCACCCCGTAGTTGACGAAGGTGCCCTCACCGATCTGGAGGTGGGGGCCGAGTGCGGTGAGGCCGGGACGGAGCCGGAAGGGGTCAGTCTCGATCCGCAGGCCGAGGCGACGCAGGATCGCCAGCCGCAACCTCGGCGGGGTCGGCTTCGCACCCGCCACAGCCATCGCCACATGCCACTTCCGTATGCCAAGCACCCGCGAACGCTACAGCAAGTCCCGAGCGGGCATTCTGCTCGATAAATCGGTCTCCGCACTGTGTGCGCCTGACTCATACGCTTGGCCGCGTGACGCGTCGCGGTTCTCGGCCTCAACGGCGTGTCGGTGGATGAATTTGGGGCTCTGAAGGCGTCGGGGCTACGGGGAACCATGGCGGCTCACGCCTTTGGCGTGGAATCCAGCACGAGCGTGACCGGTCCGTCGTTGACCGACGTCACCCGCATGTCCGCGCCGAACACCCCGCGCTCCACCCGAGCGCCGAGCCGCTCGAGCTCGGCGCAGACCGCGTCGTAGGTCGGCTCGCTGACCGGGCCGGGCGCCGCCGCCTGCCAGGTCGGCCGCCGGCCCTTGCGGGCGTCGCCGTAGAGCGTGAACTGGCTGACCACCAGCACCGGGGCATTTAGGTCGGAGAGCGACTTCTCCTCACGCAGCAGCCGCAGGTCCCAGACCTTCCGGGCGGTCCAGGCGACCTCGGCCGGGCCGTCGTCGTGGGTCACCCCGAGGTAGACCAGCAGCCCCGGCTTGTCGATCGCGCCGACGATCCTCCCGTCCACGGCCACGGATGCCTCGAGAACTCGCTGGATCACCGCTCTCACCGGGAGATCCTCCCAGACGTCGTGGCAGGATCACGCCCGTGACCGACGTTCCCGCCGACCGCATCCTGATCACCGTGGCGCCCACCGGCGCCGAGACCAGCAAGGCCGACTGTCCGCAGCTGCCGACCACGCTGGCGGAGCTCGTCGCGACCGCGCAGGCCTGCGAGGCCGCCGGCGCGGCGATGATCCACGTGCACATCCGCGACGCCGAGCATCGCCCGACCCTCGACCTGGGCCGGCTGACCGAGACCGTCGCGGCGCTGCGGGAGAGCACCGACCTGGTCGTCCAGCTCTCCACCGGCGGCTCGGTGCACGACCCGCTGGACCAGCGGCTGAAGGTGCTCGACGCGGCCCCGGACTCCTGCAGCCTGACCATGGGCACCACGAACTTCGGCGACGACGTGTTCTCCAACCCGTGGCCGTTCGTCTGCGAGCTCTACCAGCTGAGCCAGGAGCGCCGGGTGGTGCCGGAGTTCGAGCTGTTCGACCTCGGCCACGTGCACGCGCTGCACCGGCTGCTGGACAAGTTCGGCCTGCCGTACGGCGGGAAGGTGCACTGCGACCTGGTCATGGGCGTACCCGGCGGGATGCCCGGCACAGCCGACGCGCTCGTCGCCGCCGTGCAGGGGCTGCCCGAGGTCGTCACCTCTTGGTCGGCAACCGGCATCGGCCGCAGCACGCTGCCGGTGATGCTGGCCAGCCTCGCCAAGGGCGGCCACCTGCGCGTGGGCATGGAGGACGTGCTGACGATCAGCCGGGGGGTGCCGGTGGACAGCAACGCCCAGCTCGTCGAGCGGGCGGTCTCCGCGGCGGCCGTGGCCCAGCGCACTCCGGCCTCCACCGCCGAGGCGCGCACGCTGCTCGGGCTCACCTGATCGGGTGAACCCCAGGTGACGATCGCGTTGCGATCCGCGCCCCCGCGTCCACCGCGGCCAACTCGGGGTGCACCTACCCAATTTTCGTGAGAGAGTGGCCTCTCTCCAGACTTTCCGATGTCTCACCCATGGGGGTTTCCCGCAGTGAAGAAGATCATTTCCGGGCTGATCGCGACGCTGATGGTGGCGGGCGCTCTTGTCGCCTTCACCGGCGTCGGGGCGGCCAACGCCAATGCACGTTACCCGCACTCCGTGCCGACCTCGACCAGGATCCACGCGCCCAACCACGTGAAGGTGCGCCACACCAT is a window encoding:
- a CDS encoding polysaccharide deacetylase family protein, giving the protein MWTLMDNSSDSSAPGYHYTTGSEWVEMTLPFSYHDRHPNRTAITQVNLRIGDNGATNPITVWFQSVDAVEDETPTFYPNGVVSIAFDDDTSDQWANSIPYLASKGLTGTLFVLGDTLDPNGFMTTAQVRSAQDDYGFEVASQSATLAGHSTDFRNGAPSDVRREMRGITKLLADEGFNAWEHLAYPKVAVHRRLMDDVASVFTSARTTVRPNYHETMPPGDAFRLRTWEVLNTDAPASIKAAIDQAKAKRGWLILTFHISRRPVVQHRVRRRGVPEHHRLPRDDGHRGRTGRQGPLQTSDPRRPGPRHRPRQPSRRART
- a CDS encoding DapH/DapD/GlmU-related protein; its protein translation is MRIGRNCDIAMRVLFCTATHEIGPASRRAGEQVKADITVGDGVWIGAGAQVMPGVTIGDGCVIAAGTVVVRDCAPHGMYAGVPARRVRDLAA
- the dtd gene encoding D-aminoacyl-tRNA deacylase, producing MRAVIQRVLEASVAVDGRIVGAIDKPGLLVYLGVTHDDGPAEVAWTARKVWDLRLLREEKSLSDLNAPVLVVSQFTLYGDARKGRRPTWQAAAPGPVSEPTYDAVCAELERLGARVERGVFGADMRVTSVNDGPVTLVLDSTPKA
- a CDS encoding 3-keto-5-aminohexanoate cleavage protein; translation: MTDVPADRILITVAPTGAETSKADCPQLPTTLAELVATAQACEAAGAAMIHVHIRDAEHRPTLDLGRLTETVAALRESTDLVVQLSTGGSVHDPLDQRLKVLDAAPDSCSLTMGTTNFGDDVFSNPWPFVCELYQLSQERRVVPEFELFDLGHVHALHRLLDKFGLPYGGKVHCDLVMGVPGGMPGTADALVAAVQGLPEVVTSWSATGIGRSTLPVMLASLAKGGHLRVGMEDVLTISRGVPVDSNAQLVERAVSAAAVAQRTPASTAEARTLLGLT